One window from the genome of Desulforhopalus sp. encodes:
- a CDS encoding Smr/MutS family protein, whose amino-acid sequence MTCHVCGNEMPAMGSSCPYCGAAMEEPTCAGSTVFIHKTVNLEVGRPVVEVALKRCRLALDEAIMNKVSIMTLIHGYGSSGKGGAIRAECRNLLDYFKEKGMISDYIAGEDFHKKSGRVKALLRRYAQLAKDRNLNQGNQGITLVILSFSFLFISWRFFVSTAIF is encoded by the coding sequence ATGACCTGCCACGTTTGCGGCAATGAGATGCCGGCGATGGGTTCCAGCTGTCCCTATTGCGGGGCAGCTATGGAGGAGCCGACTTGTGCGGGATCAACCGTATTCATCCACAAGACGGTCAACCTTGAGGTTGGCCGGCCAGTGGTGGAGGTTGCTTTAAAGCGGTGCCGCCTGGCACTCGATGAGGCAATTATGAATAAAGTTAGTATTATGACTTTGATTCACGGTTATGGTTCAAGCGGCAAAGGTGGAGCGATACGAGCGGAGTGTCGTAATCTGCTCGATTATTTTAAAGAAAAAGGAATGATCAGCGATTACATTGCCGGCGAGGATTTTCATAAAAAGTCAGGCAGAGTTAAGGCGCTTTTGCGACGGTATGCACAGCTTGCCAAAGATCGAAATCTTAACCAGGGGAATCAAGGGATTACCTTGGTGATCCTGTCCTTTTCTTTTCTGTTTATTTCCTGGCGGTTCTTTGTATCGACAGCAATTTTCTAA
- a CDS encoding bifunctional (p)ppGpp synthetase/guanosine-3',5'-bis(diphosphate) 3'-pyrophosphohydrolase, with the protein MTMANESTINPHGLKTLAATYLQDVDLSRIDDAWEIVTRVHKGSRHFSGELYVIHLLEVASTLASMHLDLDTILAGLLHGVLKQKRDGKGEEVTVEELAQKFGKDVAAIVEGSTRITQVQYNSKLASQAENLRKMLLAMAADIRVLLVKLIDRLLDMFLLDMVDREKQVDIARETMDVYAPLASRLGIDWLKRELEDHAFKFLHPEEHYDLSHKLESSLDERQNYVDEVIKILHEKLAQSGIQPLRIIGRPKHLFSIYKKLIVQNIPLERVYDKVAFRIIVNTVNECYEALGTIHANWSPVPGRIKDFISVPKANNYQSMHTTVVGPRDHFIEIQIRTEEMDRVAQEGVAAHWAYKEGQRINKNDAKLFRELKKLVASLQEVEDPREFLDSVVGELYDPEIYALTPTGEVKEFPIGSCPIDFAYSIHTEVGDRCVGAKVNGRQVPLKYQLQTGDIVEIITSPTQLPRRGWLDLVKTSRARTRIRSWLRREEKEKALKLGREICEREIKKYDTSLKKIIKSGHIRLILKQLRCNSLDDLLAKVGSGVITVQNLIKGLQPAELRKEQEQQTAEMSPEDLANLMVNQQASDEEPGKSGIKIDGIDGMLMKISQCCQPLPGDPIVGFITMGRGVSIHKSDCVNLLSSDPKRWIDVSWSGIAEKIYRVGIHISAENRRGIFAEISGAISADNANIVDISAHTTVTDRAEMTISLEVGNLDHLQTLMLHLRQLAAVIAVRRL; encoded by the coding sequence ATGACGATGGCAAACGAATCGACAATAAATCCGCATGGGCTGAAGACCCTTGCGGCTACCTACCTGCAGGACGTTGATCTATCGCGGATTGATGATGCCTGGGAAATTGTCACCCGGGTTCATAAGGGAAGTCGCCATTTTTCCGGTGAGCTGTATGTTATACACCTTCTGGAAGTGGCCTCGACTCTCGCATCAATGCACCTTGACCTCGACACCATACTTGCCGGTCTGCTCCATGGAGTTCTGAAGCAGAAACGAGATGGCAAAGGGGAGGAAGTGACCGTTGAAGAGCTTGCACAAAAATTCGGCAAAGATGTTGCGGCAATAGTCGAAGGCTCCACTCGCATTACCCAGGTACAATACAACAGCAAACTGGCGAGTCAGGCGGAAAATCTCAGGAAAATGCTGCTGGCTATGGCGGCGGATATCCGAGTTTTGCTGGTAAAGCTGATTGATAGATTGCTGGACATGTTTCTCCTCGATATGGTTGATCGGGAGAAACAGGTTGACATTGCCAGGGAGACCATGGATGTTTATGCCCCCCTGGCAAGTCGACTCGGAATTGACTGGCTAAAAAGGGAACTTGAAGATCATGCCTTTAAATTTTTACACCCGGAGGAGCATTACGATCTCTCGCATAAGCTGGAAAGCTCTCTTGACGAACGTCAGAACTATGTTGATGAAGTCATCAAGATTCTTCACGAAAAACTAGCACAGAGTGGGATTCAGCCTCTCCGCATAATTGGTCGGCCCAAGCATCTTTTCTCCATTTACAAAAAACTCATAGTCCAAAATATTCCTCTTGAGCGGGTCTATGATAAGGTCGCTTTCCGAATAATTGTTAACACTGTTAACGAGTGTTATGAGGCACTTGGGACTATTCACGCCAATTGGTCGCCGGTTCCCGGACGGATTAAGGATTTTATTTCTGTTCCGAAGGCCAATAACTACCAATCGATGCACACTACGGTGGTTGGGCCCCGTGACCACTTTATAGAAATTCAGATTCGCACTGAGGAAATGGACCGGGTCGCCCAAGAAGGAGTCGCGGCGCATTGGGCTTACAAAGAAGGGCAAAGGATTAATAAAAATGATGCCAAACTTTTCCGAGAACTGAAGAAGCTCGTTGCCTCGCTCCAGGAAGTCGAGGATCCCCGCGAATTTCTTGATAGCGTTGTCGGCGAGCTCTATGATCCGGAGATTTATGCCCTTACCCCGACCGGGGAGGTCAAGGAGTTTCCGATTGGCAGTTGTCCCATTGATTTTGCCTATTCTATTCACACCGAGGTCGGCGACCGCTGCGTTGGCGCCAAGGTAAATGGCCGCCAGGTGCCCTTGAAATATCAGTTGCAGACTGGTGATATCGTTGAAATTATCACCTCTCCAACCCAGCTTCCCCGCCGCGGCTGGCTGGACCTGGTGAAGACCAGCCGAGCGAGGACCAGAATTCGTTCCTGGTTGCGCCGTGAAGAGAAGGAGAAGGCCCTCAAGCTTGGCAGGGAGATCTGTGAACGTGAGATAAAAAAATACGATACTTCCCTGAAGAAGATCATTAAAAGCGGGCATATCCGGTTGATTCTCAAGCAGCTGCGCTGCAACTCCTTGGATGATTTACTTGCCAAGGTCGGTAGCGGGGTGATCACTGTACAAAACCTTATAAAAGGTTTGCAACCAGCTGAGCTACGCAAGGAACAGGAGCAGCAGACGGCCGAAATGTCCCCGGAAGATTTGGCAAACCTCATGGTTAACCAGCAGGCCAGCGATGAGGAACCGGGGAAATCGGGCATCAAAATAGACGGTATTGACGGGATGCTGATGAAGATCAGTCAATGCTGCCAGCCTTTGCCTGGCGATCCCATCGTCGGATTTATCACAATGGGTCGGGGTGTTTCTATCCACAAATCCGATTGCGTCAATCTGTTGAGCTCCGATCCCAAAAGGTGGATCGATGTCTCTTGGAGCGGTATTGCCGAAAAGATTTACCGGGTAGGAATTCACATCAGTGCGGAAAACCGGCGGGGTATTTTTGCAGAAATCAGTGGGGCTATCAGTGCTGATAATGCAAATATCGTCGATATCTCTGCCCATACCACGGTTACAGACCGGGCGGAAATGACTATCTCTTTAGAAGTTGGAAATCTCGACCATCTCCAAACCTTGATGCTTCACCTGCGGCAGTTGGCAGCCGTTATTGCCGTCCGAAGGCTCTAA
- a CDS encoding FKBP-type peptidyl-prolyl cis-trans isomerase: MKKCVISAVFGICLAAPCISQSAPPTSFEDKLSYSMGFEVGSYFKNAGGDIQKEFLLIGIEDAFKGTNPTLNADEMLAVKKEFASKMQAKQVAKLEEMKTKNKAAGEGYLAENKKKKGVKVTASGLQYEVIKNGDGKNAAPTDTVKVEYVGKLIDGTEFDSTAKHGEPAEFQVDQVIKGWSEALQLMSAGSKLHLVIPTELAYGENGAAPMIEPNSVLIFDVEMLSISKATPK, encoded by the coding sequence ATGAAAAAATGTGTAATATCGGCAGTTTTTGGGATTTGTCTTGCCGCCCCCTGTATTTCCCAATCGGCCCCGCCAACTAGCTTCGAGGATAAGCTTAGCTACAGCATGGGGTTCGAAGTGGGCAGCTACTTTAAAAATGCTGGTGGGGATATCCAGAAAGAGTTTCTCCTAATCGGCATTGAAGATGCCTTCAAGGGTACCAATCCGACCTTGAATGCAGACGAAATGCTGGCGGTAAAAAAGGAGTTTGCGAGCAAGATGCAGGCCAAACAAGTGGCCAAACTCGAAGAGATGAAGACTAAGAATAAGGCAGCTGGAGAAGGATATCTCGCTGAAAATAAAAAGAAGAAAGGCGTTAAGGTGACTGCCAGTGGTCTCCAGTATGAGGTCATTAAAAATGGTGATGGTAAAAATGCCGCACCAACCGACACGGTCAAAGTCGAATATGTCGGAAAGCTGATCGACGGAACGGAGTTTGACAGTACCGCAAAGCACGGCGAGCCGGCCGAGTTTCAGGTCGATCAGGTTATCAAGGGTTGGAGTGAGGCCTTGCAGCTGATGAGTGCTGGCTCTAAACTGCATCTGGTGATTCCAACTGAATTGGCTTACGGTGAGAATGGCGCTGCGCCGATGATTGAGCCGAATTCGGTCCTGATCTTCGATGTGGAGATGCTTTCCATATCAAAGGCCACTCCTAAATAA
- a CDS encoding proline--tRNA ligase, protein MRYSQLLLPTLKEVPADAEVVSHVLLLRGGFIRKLTAGIYTYMPIGLAAIRKVENIVREEMNRAGAQELLMPMVQPADLWMETGRYKKYGPELLRFRDRHERESCLGPTHEEVITDIARKELHSYRDLPINLYQIQTKFRDEIRPRFGLMRGREFIMKDAYSFDISDAAAEISYRKMYDAYKRIFTRCGLDFRAVQADSGAIGGSFSHEFMVLAKTGEDTIVVCNNCDYAANMEKAVVSLRESTSKEPLAEMAKIETPGKRKVGAVCEFLGIGPERLVKTLVFIADGKPVAVLVRGDREVEEVKLKNLLGVADVAMAEDLEVFNATGVPTGYLGPVGIAIRIVADQEVAAMQNFYTGANEKNYHLQNVNLGRDFQVEAVADLRQITTADPCPECGGNLALTEGIEVGHVFKLGTGYSESMNATFQDSDGQEKHFVMGCYGIGVSRVVAAAIEQNHDENGIIFPVPIAPYTVIVLNLGGKDEQLTAVAEKLYQDLLAAGLEVLFDDRDERPGLKFKDADLLGIPYRLTVGKSYTKNGKVEMRRRRDGVTEELSPDEAVTMLHARITAELVK, encoded by the coding sequence ATGCGTTATTCTCAATTGTTGCTGCCGACTCTAAAGGAAGTGCCGGCTGATGCCGAGGTTGTGAGTCATGTACTGCTGTTAAGGGGCGGATTTATCCGAAAACTCACGGCCGGTATTTATACCTATATGCCGATCGGGTTGGCAGCAATTCGCAAGGTTGAGAATATTGTCAGGGAGGAGATGAATCGCGCCGGTGCCCAGGAATTATTGATGCCGATGGTGCAGCCCGCAGATCTCTGGATGGAAACTGGACGTTATAAGAAATATGGGCCGGAGCTACTGCGGTTTCGCGATCGTCACGAGCGGGAGTCATGCCTGGGGCCGACCCATGAAGAGGTGATTACCGATATTGCAAGGAAGGAACTGCATTCTTACCGCGATCTTCCTATTAATCTTTACCAGATTCAAACCAAATTTCGCGACGAAATCCGGCCGCGTTTCGGACTTATGCGAGGCCGGGAGTTCATCATGAAGGATGCCTATTCCTTCGATATAAGTGATGCGGCGGCGGAGATTTCCTACCGGAAAATGTACGATGCCTATAAACGAATCTTCACGCGATGCGGTCTCGATTTTCGTGCGGTTCAGGCCGATTCCGGAGCGATTGGCGGCAGTTTCTCCCATGAATTCATGGTGCTGGCCAAAACTGGTGAGGATACCATTGTCGTCTGTAATAACTGTGACTACGCCGCCAACATGGAGAAAGCGGTGGTGAGTTTGCGCGAAAGCACCTCGAAAGAGCCGTTAGCAGAGATGGCGAAGATTGAAACCCCCGGTAAACGCAAGGTTGGCGCAGTCTGCGAGTTCCTGGGAATTGGTCCCGAGCGGTTGGTTAAAACCCTGGTCTTTATTGCCGATGGGAAACCGGTCGCGGTGTTGGTGCGGGGCGACCGCGAGGTGGAAGAGGTGAAATTAAAGAACCTCTTGGGAGTGGCCGATGTGGCCATGGCTGAAGATCTTGAGGTCTTCAATGCCACGGGAGTGCCGACCGGCTACCTCGGCCCGGTAGGAATAGCCATCCGGATCGTTGCCGACCAAGAAGTTGCGGCGATGCAGAATTTTTATACCGGAGCAAATGAAAAAAATTATCACCTGCAGAATGTCAACCTCGGGCGTGATTTCCAGGTTGAGGCGGTTGCCGATTTGCGTCAGATAACCACTGCCGATCCCTGTCCGGAATGCGGGGGTAACCTTGCGCTGACGGAAGGTATTGAGGTTGGCCATGTCTTTAAACTGGGTACAGGGTATTCAGAGTCGATGAACGCGACCTTCCAGGACAGCGATGGGCAGGAAAAACATTTTGTCATGGGCTGTTACGGGATTGGGGTGAGCAGGGTGGTTGCCGCGGCCATTGAGCAGAATCATGATGAGAATGGCATAATTTTCCCGGTTCCTATTGCACCGTATACGGTTATTGTCTTGAATCTTGGCGGCAAGGACGAGCAGCTTACCGCTGTCGCCGAAAAGCTCTACCAAGACCTGTTGGCCGCAGGCCTTGAAGTTCTGTTTGACGACCGTGATGAAAGACCAGGGTTGAAATTCAAAGACGCGGATTTATTGGGTATTCCGTATCGGCTCACGGTCGGAAAGAGCTACACGAAAAACGGTAAGGTAGAGATGCGTCGGCGCAGAGACGGTGTTACCGAGGAGCTCTCACCCGATGAGGCAGTTACAATGTTGCATGCGAGAATCACGGCCGAACTTGTGAAATAG
- a CDS encoding LptF/LptG family permease: protein MNLLNRYLLQQFVKYFLTVNSGFVAIYLLVDFFEKYDDFVNAGKPLKLALEYFLLTIPFIVDQLGPVFILLAGVISLGILNHSNELTALKAGGLPLRLIIRPIVIGSVVFTLLFVASAQWLLPVTVSRTNTIWFEQLKGKVPLGILRNNRYYYRGADGFYSFAWPNPKHHIFYNFSYSRWDESYNIDSLVTAGIARWNKNTDHWILRNGQIQQRQENGRYTINNYSVNEFEFPEKPEDFLIPVNKSAEQSLLGLYQEIGRTEVEHEVRAAWTSFLGRVSYILLGIPLLLLGLPILLFSYRKWGRDLSIAIPASCGLAFVAWGIWGALQSLATAGYVSPVIAATSIHIIFSIAGLVLLAKDDR from the coding sequence GTGAATCTGCTCAACCGATATTTACTTCAGCAGTTTGTCAAATATTTCTTAACCGTCAACAGTGGTTTCGTCGCCATTTACCTCCTCGTTGATTTCTTTGAGAAATACGATGACTTCGTGAACGCCGGCAAGCCCCTCAAACTGGCCTTGGAATATTTTCTTCTTACCATCCCTTTTATTGTAGACCAGCTGGGGCCTGTCTTTATTCTCCTCGCTGGTGTCATCAGCTTGGGCATTCTCAATCACTCCAATGAGCTTACTGCACTGAAGGCCGGCGGCTTGCCTTTGCGTCTGATCATCCGCCCAATTGTCATCGGTTCGGTTGTTTTCACTCTGCTTTTTGTCGCTTCAGCCCAATGGCTTTTGCCGGTAACCGTATCAAGGACCAATACTATCTGGTTCGAACAGCTTAAAGGCAAGGTGCCCCTAGGAATACTCCGCAACAACCGCTATTATTACCGGGGGGCCGACGGCTTCTATTCCTTCGCTTGGCCCAATCCAAAACATCATATTTTTTATAATTTTTCTTACTCCAGGTGGGATGAAAGCTATAACATCGACTCTCTTGTAACTGCCGGTATTGCAAGATGGAACAAAAATACTGATCACTGGATCTTGCGCAATGGTCAAATCCAGCAGCGCCAGGAGAACGGCCGCTATACCATCAATAATTACTCAGTCAACGAGTTCGAATTTCCTGAAAAACCTGAAGACTTTTTAATCCCCGTAAACAAATCGGCTGAACAGTCACTACTTGGTCTGTACCAGGAAATCGGCCGGACGGAGGTCGAACATGAGGTCCGTGCCGCCTGGACGAGTTTTCTTGGCCGTGTTTCCTATATTCTTCTCGGCATCCCCCTGCTTCTCCTCGGCTTGCCCATCCTACTGTTTTCTTACCGCAAGTGGGGCCGTGATCTTTCGATTGCTATTCCAGCTAGTTGCGGTCTGGCTTTTGTTGCCTGGGGCATTTGGGGAGCGCTGCAATCGCTGGCCACCGCCGGCTATGTCTCACCGGTGATCGCAGCGACAAGCATCCATATTATCTTCTCTATCGCCGGGCTCGTTCTTCTGGCAAAAGACGATCGTTAA
- a CDS encoding 1-deoxy-D-xylulose-5-phosphate reductoisomerase yields the protein MKHISLLGSTGSIGVNVLSVVREFPERYKIVALAAGTNVQRFAEQIEEFRPQLVSVSDERCARELHDLLQKNTRTSIVFGDEGNILVAAYQKAQFTVSAIVGAAGLLPTLAAIRAGKDIGLANKETLVMAGKIVMAAIKESGAKLLPIDSEHSAIFQALEAGQKKDLKKIILTASGGPFRGLKRDHLRKVTKEQALAHPNWSMGRKISIDSATLMNKGLEVIEAKWLFDVDANAIEVVVHPQSIVHSLVEYQDGSVLAQLGIPDMRIPIAYALSYPERLPLSLQPLKLSQCASLQFMEPDNASFPALQLAFRALHRGGVCPAVLNAANEVAVDAFLADQIDFLQIAETVERTMDIVVQGSDTSLSDVLLADSEARRVALKLVAECSSNN from the coding sequence ATGAAACACATTTCCCTGCTCGGTTCGACCGGCTCTATTGGAGTCAATGTCCTCTCTGTAGTCAGGGAATTTCCAGAACGATACAAAATCGTGGCATTGGCCGCTGGAACCAATGTGCAAAGGTTTGCAGAACAAATTGAGGAGTTTCGACCTCAGCTTGTTTCGGTAAGCGACGAACGATGCGCCCGGGAGTTGCACGATTTACTGCAAAAGAATACCCGTACCTCCATAGTTTTTGGCGATGAGGGAAATATCCTCGTTGCCGCTTATCAAAAGGCCCAATTTACGGTTTCGGCAATTGTCGGTGCTGCAGGATTATTACCGACGCTTGCGGCAATTAGGGCTGGCAAGGATATTGGCCTTGCGAACAAGGAAACGCTTGTTATGGCCGGGAAAATTGTTATGGCTGCGATAAAGGAAAGTGGCGCAAAGTTGCTACCTATCGATTCCGAGCATTCAGCCATTTTCCAGGCTCTTGAGGCCGGGCAAAAAAAAGATCTAAAGAAAATCATTTTGACTGCTTCCGGAGGACCGTTTCGTGGCTTGAAGAGAGATCACCTGCGCAAGGTCACCAAGGAGCAGGCGCTTGCTCATCCGAACTGGAGCATGGGTAGGAAAATATCTATTGATTCCGCTACTTTGATGAATAAGGGGCTTGAGGTCATAGAGGCAAAATGGCTTTTTGATGTCGATGCCAATGCTATTGAGGTGGTTGTTCATCCCCAATCTATCGTCCATTCTTTAGTAGAGTACCAAGATGGATCGGTTCTGGCGCAGCTGGGTATCCCTGACATGCGCATTCCCATTGCCTATGCTCTTTCATATCCGGAGCGCTTGCCGTTAAGCCTGCAGCCGCTTAAATTATCGCAATGCGCTAGTCTCCAATTTATGGAACCCGACAATGCCAGCTTCCCGGCCTTGCAGCTTGCCTTTAGAGCTCTGCATAGAGGAGGAGTTTGTCCGGCGGTTCTCAATGCTGCAAATGAAGTAGCAGTTGATGCATTTCTTGCTGATCAAATAGATTTTCTGCAAATTGCCGAGACAGTTGAGCGGACAATGGATATTGTAGTCCAAGGAAGCGATACAAGTCTTTCCGATGTGCTGCTGGCTGATAGCGAGGCTCGAAGAGTCGCATTGAAGTTAGTAGCTGAGTGTTCCTCAAATAATTAA
- the rseP gene encoding RIP metalloprotease RseP — MNTILSFILVLGLLIFVHEFGHFIFAKWFGVRVLKFSLGFGPKIFGKVIGETEYVISAFPLGGFVKMFGENPDEQAVPDEDKRVSFAHKPVWQRFFIVFAGPVFNLLFSVLLFFMVFAILGIPTSVDTTRVGKVNADSPASRGGLLENDMILRINERETLVWEDVLGGVKASEGQPLSVVVQRGNEKIHLTITPALDAVKNVFGEVVEQRFMIGIKKADEMIWKESTFYTSLENALIQTWMYISLTAVGFVKIIQQVVPASEIGGPILIAQIAGQQMQAGWVNLIYFMALLSVNLGLLNLLPIPVLDGGHLAFLTLEGLRRKPLGMRAQIIAQQVGIGLLGTLMVFAFYNDIVRLFQ, encoded by the coding sequence ATGAATACCATTCTGTCGTTTATTCTTGTTCTTGGTCTACTTATTTTTGTTCATGAATTCGGACATTTCATTTTTGCCAAATGGTTTGGAGTCAGGGTGTTGAAGTTTTCTCTCGGTTTTGGACCAAAGATTTTTGGCAAGGTCATAGGTGAAACGGAGTATGTCATTTCCGCTTTTCCCCTCGGTGGCTTTGTGAAGATGTTTGGTGAAAATCCCGATGAACAGGCTGTTCCCGACGAGGACAAGCGGGTGTCTTTTGCTCATAAACCGGTATGGCAAAGGTTTTTCATTGTCTTTGCCGGGCCAGTTTTCAACCTCCTCTTTTCAGTACTTTTATTCTTCATGGTTTTCGCTATTCTTGGAATTCCAACCTCGGTCGATACTACCCGTGTCGGGAAAGTCAATGCAGACTCTCCAGCCAGTCGAGGAGGGCTTCTTGAGAATGATATGATTTTGCGAATCAATGAACGCGAAACACTTGTATGGGAAGACGTTCTTGGTGGCGTAAAGGCAAGCGAGGGCCAGCCGCTCAGCGTTGTCGTTCAGCGTGGTAACGAAAAGATCCATCTAACCATAACTCCCGCTCTTGATGCGGTCAAAAATGTTTTTGGTGAAGTAGTCGAACAACGGTTTATGATCGGAATTAAAAAGGCCGATGAAATGATCTGGAAAGAGAGCACTTTCTATACGTCTCTTGAAAATGCCTTGATCCAGACCTGGATGTATATCTCTTTGACGGCAGTCGGTTTTGTAAAAATTATTCAGCAGGTTGTCCCGGCTTCGGAAATAGGCGGACCTATTCTTATCGCTCAGATTGCTGGGCAACAGATGCAGGCGGGATGGGTAAATCTCATCTATTTTATGGCCCTGTTAAGCGTCAACCTGGGATTACTGAATCTTTTACCGATACCGGTACTTGATGGTGGTCATCTCGCCTTTTTAACCCTTGAGGGATTGCGGCGAAAACCTTTAGGAATGCGAGCGCAGATTATTGCTCAGCAGGTAGGTATTGGCTTACTCGGAACGCTTATGGTGTTCGCTTTCTATAATGATATCGTCCGACTATTTCAATGA
- the tsaB gene encoding tRNA (adenosine(37)-N6)-threonylcarbamoyltransferase complex dimerization subunit type 1 TsaB produces the protein MDTSTPCSSVALTAGTRQRGEVVAALSITGTLTHSRRLLGAIDWIMTEAGINWQDITGIGVSLGPGSFTGLRIGMATAKGLAAAADKVLLGVSTLDSLAAKCVTNRLICSLLDARKQEVYAAFYRCNQRGLTERVCEPVVVPPAKLAASIDEPVVLVGNGARIYRDVWQTTLCEKVQFAPAGLHEPSATSLGFLAGELLEKGQLLDLAEGTPLYVRSSDAELNLIKKQSQQAA, from the coding sequence TTGGATACATCGACACCTTGCAGTTCCGTCGCTCTTACTGCCGGAACACGTCAGCGGGGAGAAGTTGTCGCGGCCCTGAGCATTACCGGAACCTTGACCCATTCCCGGCGATTGCTTGGGGCCATTGACTGGATCATGACCGAGGCTGGAATTAACTGGCAGGACATCACCGGAATAGGAGTGAGTCTTGGACCCGGAAGTTTTACTGGTCTGCGCATTGGGATGGCAACCGCCAAGGGATTGGCTGCAGCCGCTGACAAGGTTTTGCTTGGAGTTTCTACCTTGGACTCCTTAGCTGCGAAATGTGTGACCAACAGGCTAATCTGCAGCCTTCTGGATGCCCGCAAGCAAGAGGTTTACGCTGCCTTTTACCGGTGTAATCAACGGGGCCTGACTGAGCGTGTCTGTGAGCCAGTGGTTGTTCCCCCGGCAAAACTGGCCGCATCTATCGATGAACCGGTAGTATTGGTTGGCAATGGTGCCCGGATCTACAGAGACGTTTGGCAGACGACACTTTGCGAGAAAGTGCAGTTTGCACCAGCGGGTTTACACGAACCATCGGCCACCTCTCTTGGCTTTCTGGCCGGAGAATTGCTCGAAAAAGGGCAACTCCTTGATTTAGCTGAGGGAACACCTCTCTATGTAAGAAGCTCCGATGCCGAATTGAATCTGATAAAAAAACAGAGTCAGCAAGCGGCTTGA
- the ispG gene encoding flavodoxin-dependent (E)-4-hydroxy-3-methylbut-2-enyl-diphosphate synthase yields the protein MIARKKTRQIHVGAVAIGGDAPVSVQSMTNTDTKDVEQTVGQIERLQSAGCDIVRVAVIDSDAASSIRSIHQQISIPLIADIHFDHRLAIAAMENGADGIRINPGNLGGEDKLARVVDAALMHKVPIRVGVNSGSIEKDLLKTYGYPSPENTQALIESALRNVRLLEKHGFEDIKISIKSADVLTTINGYKHLAEVTDYPLHLGVTEAGGLIAGTVKSSVALGVLLNLGIGDTLRISLTRDPVEEVRVGFELLRSLKIRERGPELISCPTCGRTRIDLFSLAEAVERYIQTMESPLKVAVMGCVVNGPGEAKQADIGVAGGNGVGIIFKKGVIWKKVGEDELLTVFMDELKKMEEEGRKEQKSAKK from the coding sequence ATGATCGCCAGGAAGAAAACACGACAAATACATGTTGGCGCGGTTGCCATTGGCGGTGATGCCCCAGTATCGGTCCAATCGATGACAAATACCGATACTAAAGATGTTGAGCAAACCGTCGGTCAGATTGAACGCTTGCAATCGGCGGGCTGCGATATTGTTAGGGTTGCCGTCATCGACAGCGATGCAGCCTCCTCCATCCGCTCGATTCATCAACAGATCTCAATCCCTTTAATTGCCGATATCCATTTTGATCATCGCCTGGCAATTGCTGCGATGGAAAATGGTGCTGATGGAATTCGAATCAATCCTGGAAATCTCGGTGGCGAGGATAAACTCGCCAGGGTAGTTGATGCAGCTCTCATGCATAAAGTACCCATTCGTGTAGGTGTCAACAGTGGTTCGATAGAAAAGGATCTTTTAAAGACATACGGCTATCCTTCTCCAGAAAATACCCAGGCGCTTATCGAAAGTGCTCTACGCAATGTCCGGCTTCTAGAAAAACACGGCTTTGAAGATATCAAAATCTCCATCAAATCAGCCGATGTTCTCACTACGATAAATGGCTATAAACACCTCGCCGAAGTTACCGATTATCCTCTGCATCTCGGTGTTACCGAGGCGGGAGGGCTTATCGCCGGCACGGTAAAGTCGAGTGTGGCTTTGGGGGTCTTGCTTAATTTGGGAATAGGCGACACCTTGCGGATTTCCCTGACTCGTGACCCGGTCGAAGAAGTACGGGTCGGTTTTGAGCTGCTTCGCTCCCTGAAGATCCGTGAACGAGGGCCGGAGCTTATCTCCTGCCCTACATGTGGTCGAACCCGTATCGATTTATTTAGTCTCGCCGAGGCGGTTGAAAGGTATATTCAGACCATGGAGAGCCCTTTGAAGGTGGCCGTAATGGGTTGTGTCGTCAATGGGCCGGGTGAGGCAAAACAGGCTGATATCGGTGTTGCCGGCGGTAACGGCGTGGGAATCATCTTTAAAAAGGGTGTAATCTGGAAGAAGGTGGGGGAAGATGAGCTGCTCACTGTTTTTATGGACGAATTGAAAAAGATGGAAGAAGAAGGGCGGAAAGAGCAAAAATCTGCTAAAAAATAA